Proteins co-encoded in one Candidatus Methylomirabilis sp. genomic window:
- a CDS encoding AbrB/MazE/SpoVT family DNA-binding domain-containing protein → MKTRLVRIGNSRGIRLPKPIIEEAGLTDEVEVRVREGAIIIAPSATPRSGWAEAAKQLRERDEDSLLNPPTPTHFDEQEWEWRW, encoded by the coding sequence ATGAAGACTCGCTTGGTTCGCATCGGCAATTCTCGCGGCATCCGCTTGCCAAAGCCCATCATCGAGGAGGCCGGCCTCACCGATGAGGTAGAGGTTCGGGTACGAGAGGGGGCTATCATCATCGCGCCCTCAGCAACCCCACGCTCAGGATGGGCGGAAGCAGCCAAACAGTTGCGCGAGCGAGACGAAGACAGTTTACTTAATCCGCCTACTCCGACACATTTTGATGAGCAGGAGTGGGAGTGGCGGTGGTAA
- a CDS encoding type II toxin-antitoxin system PemK/MazF family toxin, with translation MVTFEAIRRGEVFLVDLNPTRGSEIQKTRPCVVVSPDELNEHLRTVIVAPLTTGGQAYPFRVPCRFGGRVGRIVLDQIRTVDRERLVRRLGQLSPATLGRTLAVLQEMFAP, from the coding sequence GTGGTAACCTTCGAGGCCATCCGTCGCGGTGAGGTCTTCCTGGTTGATCTGAATCCTACACGAGGCAGTGAGATTCAGAAGACCCGGCCTTGTGTCGTCGTTTCCCCGGACGAACTCAATGAGCACCTGCGCACCGTGATCGTCGCACCGCTGACCACGGGCGGTCAGGCGTACCCATTTCGCGTGCCATGCCGTTTCGGAGGGCGGGTGGGTCGCATCGTGCTCGACCAGATTCGCACGGTCGATCGCGAACGCCTGGTGCGCCGACTCGGACAGTTGTCGCCCGCCACACTGGGCCGGACGCTTGCGGTTCTGCAAGAGATGTTTGCGCCATGA